Sequence from the Primulina huaijiensis isolate GDHJ02 chromosome 16, ASM1229523v2, whole genome shotgun sequence genome:
CTGTATTGTTGACCTGTATACAGTTTCTGGACCCATTTAGGATTTTTGGGGCATCAGACAAGTGATTTAAGATCTGCTTCATTTTCAATCACAGCCCTCCTTTATACTGATCAATTTACGATTTAAGTTTTTCAGGTTGGAATTGCTGAGATGAAGGTTGCCATTGAAAATAGTGGTGGGCTCGTTGTGCTAGCCGAAAGTTTTGGCCACTCTGTTTTCAAGAATTCATTCAAACGTGTTTTTGAAGATGGAGAACAGAGTCTTGGTCTCTCATTCAAGTCAGTTTAAgaaattagaaatgaaaaacTCGTTTTActttcatgtattttttttctgaTTTTGTTCTTTTTTCGGTAAAGCCATTCTTGGTGTATGGACAACCTGAATAAAGATCAGGtgcagaaaattttaaattcaaaattcatcTGCGAATTTGCAACGTAATGTTTTTCAAGAAACAGACTGTAGGGAGTTAGTAGCATGATGTTgatatggaagaaaaagtagaaatatcaaaagaaagaaaaactaGTGGTTTGTGGTAATTATAACAAATATAGACAAATTTGTGAGGCTGGTCTGTGTCAATCTAAGACAacttaaatcccaaaaatttaaaggcagacacctATATTCGCCAGTGAAGGCGGTTTGCTGGTCAACGTTAATCAAATAGGATGAAgtgcatgtatcaatgcaagAGTGTTGATCATTTTCTTGTAAACTTATTTATTTGTGGCTTAGCCTATGCACGAAATTTTCTTTTTAGGGGTTGTTTTATGTTAATTTTTGAAAGTCTGTTCACAGTAGGAGTAGCCGATACAGCAAGGCCCATAAGATTTAACAGGGACCTATAACTTGAGTTTTTCCTTTATTactggattttttttaatgataatgtGTAGCCATCTCTTGTGTGAGTGTTACTTTGTACCCAAGTTATTTCCATGTAATGCTACTGATCAGCTAACTCCTAGCACTTTGTACCCAAGTTATTTCCATGTAATGCTACTGATCAGCTAACTCCTAGCACTTTATTACATCTGAATGTAATTTTCTTGATGCCTCTTGAAATGTTGCTGACCCTTATCCAAGGATTCTAGCTCAAGGACACATCTCATTTATTAGGTTACCCATATGTGGATATTTTATTAGTGTTTTGGGTTGgatttaaaacataataaatgaGATAGTGTTTCCACTTTGGTTATTACTTTTATAGTAGAGAGAAATATGCATGAATTGCAATTGGCTTGTCATATTAATGTATGTCAATGTAATGCATAGGCAACTTCTGAAATTGTAGTCGCGATGCCACTATCTTGTTAACCTCAGGCTGTATTTCAATATCTCTgttatttttatctttgatctcTTACCATTAACTGAAATTTGAGCTGATATATCAAATGAGTTctctatttgaattttatagaccctgtatttttttaaaaggggAACCTTTGTTTGGTTTGCTTGTTCTTGATGTGTATAATTTGGATCTTATATGATAGTGTTTCCACTTTGGTTATTACTTTTTCTTGTGAACAAAGGAACCATCAAATTATGTGACTAGGATCAATGTCGTTTTTTTTGTTTGACGTTCATCTAATTGTTTTGTGTATCTTGACAAAGAGattgtatcatgaaaataaatattactgATATTTGCTTGGTGTTTAGTGGCTCACTTGAGATTAACTGTTCAAAGGATATAAAAATCCAAGGGATCATTGGGCCATGCTCATCACTAGAGAAGGTTTGTTCTTTCCAAGTTCAATAAATTCTTTTGAGCATGCTGTCATTTACCACTTCTGATGAGGAACTGTTACAGAAAGGACCTTCAGTTGCCAACACAGTTATCGGCGAGGGGAATACTACAGCTTGGAAATTGTGTGGACTTGACAGAAATACTTGCTTAACTGTTTTCTTTGATGTTTCTTCTAGCGAAAAGTCTGATTCTTCAGGAACAAATCCTCAATTATTCATCCAGTTCCTTACGAGGTATGTCAAGAATCTTAAGTACTTTCCTTCTTGGAAACAATGTTGTCCACTGCACTACCCTCTATGTCAACTCTCTCTTCTGGTTGCAGTTATCAGAGCCCTGATGGCCAGATGAGGCTAAGAGTCACAACTGTTACTAGACGATGGGTAGATAGTACAGTGGGCAATGAGGTAGGATAAATATTTGTTTCTATCTGATGTgctgtgatttttttttcttgtacaACTTTCAGAAAGATCTTCAATAAAATAAGTGTGTTTTTTAAATATAGGATGTTTCGTGGCTgttccttgttttttttttcttttttattgttattaaaaCAATTGATGGATGTTATTAAGAAATATCTTCTTCATATTTTGTTGATCTCTTGTTTGCTCTGTAATCCCCCCCCCCCCCCNACTCCCACCCAAACCCAAGAAAAAAGAGGACAACAAACACGTGCAAAAAAATGTTGTGTACTCTATTGAATTGGATGGTGTTTCTTGgttttattattatgtattttcGGTTGGAAATGCAAGTTTGAAAGAAATTGAATGGGACATGTTTTTTCCTGTGAGATTCAAACAATATATTGATCCAGACCTCATTGTCATGCACAGAAGGCTTTGTCTCATAGCTTGAAGATAGTACTCACACAACttaatagaaaaaagaaaagaaaaatagagtTGATAATTTCTCAAGCATGCATGGCTGTTTTAGATGTAGGCCTTTAATTGCTATATTGTCCTTTTTTGGTCTCTGTATTCAACTCGATCAAATTTGTAGCGCCTTTTAATTGTCTTATTAAGTTCAGAGTATAAGGAGAAATCCCAATTCGCTTTGAATCCATCTTCCTGTACGACATAGGCTTGTGATATCATATCACGTTAGTTTTCCTACCctgtttttttttctcctttaaaTAATCTTGGGGTGTTTTCTCTAGCAAAATTTATGAAAGTTGCTTTCTGATTTTTTTGGTGCCTGCAGGACTTAGTGCAAGGTTTTGATCAAGAAGTTGCTGCTGTGGTAACTGCTAGATTAGCTTCTTATAAAATGGAAATGGAGGTACGGACATTATTGTACTCTGTAGATAAATCAGATAAATATGGCAAACACAAATCCCCAGCTTCTGGTGTATCACTGCAGTTTTGTAGCATACTGCATCACTTAACTGTGAATTATGTAGTATGCACATATATCAGTACTTTATATACGTTTTATCTAAATGCTGCTGAGAGCAAATTATGCATAAGCACAGTTAGTAAGCGGCATTGTTAAATTAATATTGGGGTGAGATCATCCCAAAAGTTTTGTACTTTTAAATATAATGTTGCATTTTTACTTTACTTGCTGTATCTTGTTCATGATTTTCAGGATGGATTTGATGCCACAAGATGGATAGATCGGAATCTAATTCGCCTATGTTCCAAATTTGGTGATTATCGTAAAGATGATCCATCCTCATTCACCTTGAATCCTGTGTTTTCTTTGTTTCCTCAGTTTATGTTTAATCTGCGAAGATCACAATTTGTACAGGTAAATTGATTGTGTGGTTTTTATTTTCCTATGCCGTTCTTTACTTCTTTTCATTATTAGTGATAAAAGTGTTCTTTCAAATTTATTTGGTAGTTTCTCTTTCTTGCTTTTATATTAGGTGTTCAATAATAGTCCGGATGAGACTGCTTATTTCCGCATTTTGTTGAATCGAGAAACTGTGAGCAATGCTGCAGTGATGATTCAACCATCATTGATATCTTATTCCTTCAATTCGCTCCCTGCACCAGTTTTGCTGGATGTACAATCAATTGGAGCTGATCGTATTCTCTTGCTGGATGCATATTTTAGTGTAGTTATTTTTCATGGAATGACAATAGCTCAATGGAGAAACATGGGATACCAGAATCAGCCAGAGCATGaggtgtgtttttattctttttgttGGTCTTGTTGTTGACGGTGAAAATTTTTCGTTCTTTGGGAGTGCTGGTGCTTTCATTTGCGGGTGTCAGCTTTATGAATGTGATTGTTGTGAAACCgggtattattttttttggctCTCCATAGGCAGTTATGAAAATAGTTTCTTCTATTGAATCTTTTTGATTTCTTTTACATCTTTGAAATCTGTCTTGAAAATTTTTCATGAGATATACCTCCTTTCCCTTGTCATAGGCTTTTGCACACTTATTGCAAGCTCCACTTGATGATGCTCAGTTGATAATTCGCGATCGATTTCCTGCACCAAGGCTTGTAGTTTGTGATCAGCATGGCTCGCAGGTAGCCTTTGTtcttaaattttgtttaaatgtgTGGTTTGATCTGTCTGTGTATCAATACATTTACCTGTTAGTTAAAATATTTGTCCTGGACCACAAATTGGTTGTCCTCAAATACATATGTTTGTGAATCCTAGCTTCTAGCAAACTTGACCATTTAGGATTTTAGCTGGGAACATGCTGTTAGCTCTTTCTCTACTCGCAGGAGTGTTTTTGTTGTTATTCTCCTCTCATATTTGGGCTTTTTTGCTTTGGAACTCAGTTCATATCTTTAAAATGCAGTCATTTTGGAATAAATGAGGCACCCTTGGATTCATCTAAATTATCTTCATTATATGTAAAATCTTGGTGAACGTAAAATATGCATCTCTTCAATCCTTGCACGTGTCAACCTTTTCATATTGGATAGCTGGAGAGAACATGTTTGGCTTTGCTGTAGCAGCTTGAGGAAGTGAGAGGCGCCTCCGAAACCCAACCACGCCTCCTAAAACATAAACAAGAAAAAACCTTCTATATGTCTTGAAGGAATTGAGAAAATAGAATAAACCAGTATGACTGAAATGATAAGAATTTGTTATGCCTTTCTATGCATGTCTCTAGTTATTTCTTATATGTAGAATGCCTTCTGTTGTTTTCATGTGAAAAATTTTGATGTTGCCAGAAAAATTGTTCTTCAGAAACTGGCTATCTTGAATATGATACTTTCATGTGTTTCTAATAATTGGAATGCCATTTTGACAGGCAAGATTCCTGTTGGCTAAGTTGAATCCATCTGCCACCTATAGTAATGCAAATGAGATGATGGCGCCTGGCTCTGACATCATCTTCACCGATGATGTTAGCCTTGAAGTGTTCCTTGATCATCTTCAGAAGCTAGCTGTCCAAGGTTCTTAAAAGCATGAAAGACCTGGGATTCAATTACTTTGTATTAAATGGAAATTCAAGAGTGAGTTTACATTTCTCTCCCACCCTCGTGCTCCTTCGGCGGCAAAATCATAGTCACTTTTTGCAGTCTACGTGCAATGGTAATTAGACTTTCTATTCTTGTGGGGTGTGAGAGGTCTTCCTTTGAAAAGCTTAAGGGGGCTTGATGAATTTGTAGTATGGGAACGAAATAGTGAGTTTTAAATTAAGAGAAGGCGCCCCCTCTCTCCCCCCaccccttttcttttttttttttaatatgacaGAAGGGTTAGGGATATGTGTATGGATGGATTGCCTTTCTTTACATGTTTTGCTGTAATTCTTTCCTCAACTTCAGTTTccttttgtattgaattttttaaggATGTGGTTGAAACTAGATGTCATTCTACATTGCAAAAAATTGGACATGTATGGATGGATTGCTTTCTTTACATGTTTTGTTGTAAATCTTTCCTCAACTTTAGTTAccttttgtattgaatttttaagGATGTGGTTGAAAGTATACGCCATTCTACATTGCAAGAAATTGGACTTCGTATTTGTTCATTTAATGTAAACATCCTCCTATCGGCACtcgtcaaaaaataaaattatcgaATAATTTGCGATTCGAACATGAAGTCTTCCgagtcatgtttttggcttcTTGTCATTAAAATAGGTAAAAAGGTGAGTAATCATATGACTACACTGGGCATTTTTAAGATAAGATACACATCAAAGTAAAGCAAAAAAACTACACTGAGCCTCCGGAGCATGTACGTAATAAGTAAACATCATAGACTCACATACAATCTTGCTTCATATGC
This genomic interval carries:
- the LOC140960774 gene encoding protein transport protein SEC23 E-like, giving the protein MAAPEYAQSDPEGIEGVRMTWLNWPRSKVEASKCVVPIAATIQPIRPHVDLQAVPYPPLRCKTCTAVLNPFCRVDFTAMIWICPFCFQRNHFPQQYSSISQTNMPAELYPNFPSIEYLIPNYQNLPNFNPSPIYLFVLDTCMLEEELDFAKSALKRAIGVLPDNALVGFVSFGTQVQVHELGFSEMSKVYVFRGSKELTKDQVLEQLGLGAPGGRPIRPMGGGGPSPMAGATPNAGINRFLLPASECEYSFDSLLDELGTDQWPVTPGNRASRCTGAALSVAAGLLGACTTGIGARIIAFVGGPCTEGPGAIGSKDLSDPVRSHKDLDKDAAPFFKKSVQFYEQLGKQLVNQGHVLDVFASALDQVGIAEMKVAIENSGGLVVLAESFGHSVFKNSFKRVFEDGEQSLGLSFNGSLEINCSKDIKIQGIIGPCSSLEKKGPSVANTVIGEGNTTAWKLCGLDRNTCLTVFFDVSSSEKSDSSGTNPQLFIQFLTSYQSPDGQMRLRVTTVTRRWVDSTVGNEDLVQGFDQEVAAVVTARLASYKMEMEDGFDATRWIDRNLIRLCSKFGDYRKDDPSSFTLNPVFSLFPQFMFNLRRSQFVQVFNNSPDETAYFRILLNRETVSNAAVMIQPSLISYSFNSLPAPVLLDVQSIGADRILLLDAYFSVVIFHGMTIAQWRNMGYQNQPEHEAFAHLLQAPLDDAQLIIRDRFPAPRLVVCDQHGSQARFLLAKLNPSATYSNANEMMAPGSDIIFTDDVSLEVFLDHLQKLAVQGS